CGCAGAAGTTTTGTTTAGAGAACATGCAATGcacatgtaaacaaatatttgtatcggattgcaaaatgtatttaatctGCAGTCATAGTAAATTTATTGGGATTGATGaaaattagtgcatgtaaacagccAGTGGTGTAGACCTCTGGCCTTGCTGGAATACAGCTGCGACTCACCGAATGCAACATACCAGTGTTGGgggagctactttgaaactgtaactTCTCAAGCTGCTTATAAGGCAAGCTACCATTTTCAataagtagttagctacactacatgcTGCAAATCTTTTTAATTATACAAATGTCAAGTGATATGTAATTCTACAGCCAGAACAGTATTTACATGGTTTTCTGGCACAACAACTATGAAGATCTTAAGGGCCTATGTACATAtggtcacttcatgtgttttCACTGATCGGATggctatccgatcatgaaaagactaGTTGTAAATGCCCTCCGAAACACATTTGAGACGGATTGCAATCCGATCGTTCAAACCACTTCAGAGGGTGGTTTTAGATGCATACCATTAATAACAAATTCAAGTGTCTGGCTGTTCAAGACGCATATGTAAACCTTTACTTCACCCAAACAGCGCTACGTCAGCAAAGGAAACAGGCAAATATAACAGCTGCTACTGAGTATTTGCATCGGGCTCACATCACACAATACATAACAAATTAAGACAGATGCACGTTGTAGGAATGACAggactttttttctttatttatttgattcAGATCGCTAAGCAAACTAGAACTAAACGCTGGCAATGACCGCATCTGACGCACATGATGCATCTTGCTTACAAGAAGCCCAGAGCGCACAAACAGAAACACTGTTCAAAGTCAGCTGGAATCAAatatcacatcttttaaattttcTGCCCGGCATTATcataatcacggaagtgaactccgtgttatttgcatttagcgcaggaattgaagatcggatttatatccatttggtGGAGACACATGATGTGGCCAAGGgaaaatggaatgtgcttattcaatcaaatagctatccgatcagtaaaaacacatgaagtgacccttaattagggtgacattaaacAAGAAGGCTGACAATATGAAACTgaacataataaaacaaatgtatatgAAATACTTCTTAAACTTAATTAAAAGGATAATAAAGCATATTATGTTATTTCCTGACTAGTTCCAAAtgacatgtgtgagtgtgtgcgtgcatacATGTGTTTTCTGAGCAGGTTGGGTTTCCAAATGCAGGGAAGTCATCTCTGTTACGTGCCATCTCTAATGCCCGGCCAGTGGTGGCAGCGTACCCCTTTACCACACTGAACCCTCATGTGGGCATTGTCAAGTACAGGGACCATGAGCAGGTGGCAGGTGTGTgttgaatgtttgtttgttttttaaatatgaagtgtgtaatttttttcgatgttaaaatactactACTCCCATGCAGAGAAATGTATTAATAAGCCATGCGTAGGTGGATTTCCCCCAAAATTGTCAACACTatgaaaacattgctctgtttgtttgaccatccTGATCAGCACAACAATAACATTGGCTTTACCAATGGTTTTAGTTTGAGGTGGGGCTTTTAAGACACTTAAGATACTGACTAGTCATTAAAGCCATTAATTTCTTTCTCTTCCTGTTTTTTCTGCAGTGGCTGACATTCCAGGGCTGATTCCAGGTGCTCATCTGAACCGCGGGCTTGGCATCTCTTTCCTGCGGCACATTGAGCGCTGTCGTGTCCTGCTGTACGTGTTGGACATGTCTTTACCAAATCCGTGCGAGCAGCTGCAGCAATTGAGCTTTGAGCTGGAACAGTACAAACCTCACCTGTCCTGCAGACCTCACGCCATCGTGGCCAACAAAATGGACCTGCCCAACACTTGGAAGAATCTGAAAGCTCTGAGGAGCCATGTCCATCAGCGGGTCATTCCCATTTCTGCACTAACTGGGGACAACACAGAAGAACTGATCCTACACCTGCGACAGCTGTACGATAGCCACGCTCAGAGCAGCAGTAACTCTAGGCTGTTACCACGGAAGACATAGACTTTTGAAGAGAACTTTATGAGGATGACAATTTATTTTGATGTACTGAATAATTGGAATGGCTATGCACAAAGAGttgaaaggattagttcacccaaaaatttaaattctctcataatttactcgccctcatgccatcccagatgtgtatgactcccAGAAGTGCGTTAGCAAGTTCAAACAAGAACTGACGGAAACAAAAACGGaagtgcagtgttgtttacaacagaggattATAGAGAGTCATACGTAGTTGCCTCATTTGGCTGGTTTGAATACGTCAACTGTGGCTCCATCCTGGAGCGgtgaacaaggagagctgtttgaatcagtttgaatgcaagtgagtggaGTAGATgcctcagaccgctgcataaactccttttgtgtcgaAAAAGTACTGCAgcccatagaaacagctgctaataagggatctacatatgaatatctatgcagaggaggcttacgcCACAccagaggcagtttgaactccaccctcttcaacgtacaaacctcaagctggcaggaagtgaacatttttagtaaaaacgttttaaatattgatctatttcttacacctagcatttctcttcagaagacatttattggaccactggaatcatatggattatttttatgatggctaaatttggcacccattcacttgcattttatggacctacagagctgaaatattcttctaaaaatcttcatttgtgttgtgctgaagaaagtaagtcatacacgccttggatggcatgagggtaaatattttcatttttgggtgaaccatttttctttttgatttgtaactagtacaacctaataaacatgcaaacaaaaaaacaaaaaaagctatgtgtattgggaaaagcacaaatttgTTTTGACTTATGTTACAATATC
The genomic region above belongs to Myxocyprinus asiaticus isolate MX2 ecotype Aquarium Trade chromosome 28, UBuf_Myxa_2, whole genome shotgun sequence and contains:
- the mtg2 gene encoding mitochondrial ribosome-associated GTPase 2 isoform X2, producing the protein MDWPKYYLEEIIPFNLKHFSTKQGDFPVDQKVKSLSSLSAVYYGKKGEGGSSKNCYGRNGSPTYISVPIGTIVKEEGGIVADLSQHGLLYTAAYGGAGGKGNRFFLSNENRAPMTATPGEKGQERVVQLELQTVAHAGLVGFPNAGKSSLLRAISNARPVVAAYPFTTLNPHVGIVKYRDHEQVAVADIPGLIPGAHLNRGLGISFLRHIERCRVLLYVLDMSLPNPCEQLQQLSFELEQYKPHLSCRPHAIVANKMDLPNTWKNLKALRSHVHQRVIPISALTGDNTEELILHLRQLYDSHAQSSSNSRLLPRKT
- the mtg2 gene encoding mitochondrial ribosome-associated GTPase 2 isoform X3, encoding MGHVSILRLASPAVDQKVKSLSSLSAVYYGKKGEGGSSKNCYGRNGSPTYISVPIGTIVKEEGGIVADLSQHGLLYTAAYGGAGGKGNRFFLSNENRAPMTATPGEKGQERVVQLELQTVAHAGLVGFPNAGKSSLLRAISNARPVVAAYPFTTLNPHVGIVKYRDHEQVAVADIPGLIPGAHLNRGLGISFLRHIERCRVLLYVLDMSLPNPCEQLQQLSFELEQYKPHLSCRPHAIVANKMDLPNTWKNLKALRSHVHQRVIPISALTGDNTEELILHLRQLYDSHAQSSSNSRLLPRKT